The Rhizobium oryzihabitans genomic sequence TGCCCAGTGGAGAAATTACCGGTTTTTCGACCGATCTCTGTCGGGCAATCAGCGAGGACATCCGCAAAAGGCTGAAGCTCGACCGGATCGACCTCGAATATGTCAAAGCCACGCCGGCGACCCGCTTCATCCTTGTTCGCAGCGGCCAGATCGATATCGAATGTGCCGCGACGACCAACAACAGCGAACGCCGGAAAATGGTGGATTTCTCCTATCCGAACTTCATGACCGCGACGCAGTTTCTCTCCCGCAAACAGGACAATCTGAAGAACCTTGCCGATCTCGCCGGGCGGTCCGTCACATCCGCCTCCGGCACCGTCAACATCGAACAGCTGAATGCCGTAAACCGGCAAAAGAACCTCAATATCTCCGTCATGCCGACAAAGACCAACGAGGAGGCGTTCGAACTCGTCGTTGCCGGCAAGGCCTCCGCCTTTGTCATGGATGGCATATTGCTGGCGGCGCTGGCGGCGACGTCCGAAAACCCCGATCTCTACGCGCTGTCCGAGGAAACGCTGAGCGCGCCTGAGCCCTATGGCCTGGTTTTCCGGCGCGACGACCCGGCTTTCAAGGCGGCGGTCAACGAAAGTCTGCGCCAGATATTCACCGGCCCCGCCATTCACGGCCTTTATGAGAAATGGTTCACCAAGCCCATTCCGCCGAACGGCATGAACCTGAACCTGCCAATGACTGCCTCCTTGAAAGAGGCCTATGAAAATCCAGGCGAATACCGGGACTGACGGTGCAAGCCGGCGCACTGCCTCTATTTTTTACGAAGACATGTTTTGGCACTTATTTTAGCTGGAGATGCGCGATGCAGAGATCGACATTGTGGCTTGCTCTTGGGGTTTTAAGTCTTTTGCCCGCCGCTGCGGCCGGCGACGATACCCAGCCGCCGACATTGCAAACCATTGCCAAGACCGGCACCATCCGGTTGGGTTATGCTGACCGCAACGTCCCCTTTTCCTATCTGGGCACAGGCCCCGAGCCGATCGGCTACAGCATCGAGCTTTGCCTGAGGGTGGCCGGCTCCATCAAGAAAAAACTGGGTCTGCCGGAGCTGAAGATCGACTTCGTCAAACGTACCCCCAGCAATCGCATCATGCTTCTCAATGACGGCACGATCGACATGGAATGCGTGGCGAGCACGAACACGGAGGAACGCCGCAAGGCCGTGTGGTTCTCCTACAGCCATTTCATCACCGGCACGCGCTATGTCGCGCTGAAATCGAGTGGTCTCACCACCGTCGGCGATCTTGCCGGACGAACCGTGGTGGTGACGACCGGGACAATCAATATCGGCCAGCTGAATGTGCTCAATCGCAAACTGGGCATGAATATCGCCGTGCTGCAGAATGACAGTACGGAAGGCGGGTTCGAAATGGTGACGGAAAATCGCGCCTCGGCCTTCGTCATGGACGATATTCTCCTGCGATCCTTCGTCGCCGAAACCGGGCGTCCGGAGGACTATTCCATCTCGAGCGAATATCTTGCCCCGCCACAGCCCTATGGCCTGATGCTCCGGCACGGCGATACCGGCTTCCGGGATGCCGTCAATGAAGCACTTGGGGAAATCTACGCGAGCGGCGAAATCGAAAAAATCTACGACAAATGGTTCAACGCGCCGATACCGCCAAACGGGATGAACCTCAAACGCCCGCTGCCCGGCGATCTGGCGGAGATATTCCGAAAGCCGATTGATACGACGGCTGAATAAATGAAAACGCCGCCCGATATGGGCGGCGTTTTCGAAGGAAACATCAAGCAGCGCGCAGGTCGGCGCTCAACGGGATCTCGACATCGATCTCCAATATGGAGACATGCTCGTCGCGATCCATCTTCACATGCACCCGGTCATTGTCGATCTGCACGTGTTTGGCGATGACCGCGAGAATTTCTTCCCGCAGGATGGCGACGAGATCGGAGCCTGAGGATGCCCTTTCGTGGGCAAGCAGCACCTGCAGGCGCTCGCGCGCAAGCGGGGCCGACTTCTGTTTGCGGAAGAGACTGAAAATGCTCATGCAGCCCTCCTTGCGAAGATTTTCGAGAAGATACCCCGCTTCTCACCCGGAATGACCACCGGAATCTCCTCGCCGGACAGGCGGCGGGCGGCATCGAAGTAAGCCATGGCCGGTGCACAACGGGCATCCGCCAGCGTAACCGGCGCGCCGACGTTGGAAGCGCGCAGCACGTCG encodes the following:
- a CDS encoding amino acid ABC transporter substrate-binding protein, with the protein product MRLAVFCLFLTCFAPITPLRAADEGDTLQQIAKTAKIRIGYREAEPPFSYQLPSGEITGFSTDLCRAISEDIRKRLKLDRIDLEYVKATPATRFILVRSGQIDIECAATTNNSERRKMVDFSYPNFMTATQFLSRKQDNLKNLADLAGRSVTSASGTVNIEQLNAVNRQKNLNISVMPTKTNEEAFELVVAGKASAFVMDGILLAALAATSENPDLYALSEETLSAPEPYGLVFRRDDPAFKAAVNESLRQIFTGPAIHGLYEKWFTKPIPPNGMNLNLPMTASLKEAYENPGEYRD
- a CDS encoding amino acid ABC transporter substrate-binding protein; this translates as MQRSTLWLALGVLSLLPAAAAGDDTQPPTLQTIAKTGTIRLGYADRNVPFSYLGTGPEPIGYSIELCLRVAGSIKKKLGLPELKIDFVKRTPSNRIMLLNDGTIDMECVASTNTEERRKAVWFSYSHFITGTRYVALKSSGLTTVGDLAGRTVVVTTGTINIGQLNVLNRKLGMNIAVLQNDSTEGGFEMVTENRASAFVMDDILLRSFVAETGRPEDYSISSEYLAPPQPYGLMLRHGDTGFRDAVNEALGEIYASGEIEKIYDKWFNAPIPPNGMNLKRPLPGDLAEIFRKPIDTTAE
- the minE gene encoding cell division topological specificity factor MinE, coding for MSIFSLFRKQKSAPLARERLQVLLAHERASSGSDLVAILREEILAVIAKHVQIDNDRVHVKMDRDEHVSILEIDVEIPLSADLRAA